The region AAAGCAGGTAAAAGAGTTCGGATATTTGTTTATGCTTGTGACAactcaagcacttaaacactcgTAGACTAATCGATTTGGAAGGAAATTTTTTGGTATAGCAGATTATTTTTTGTCCTTTGTGTAGATTGATCAGCTTTTAGAATGGGAGGAAAATCTTCCTGGTAGAAAGTCGAAGTTAAAAACATTCAAGGATGTGCACAAGAAACCAGTTGATATGCTGATTAAGTTCCTGCAAGCCTGCCACGAGTCGAGAGAACTCTATGAACAATTCATCTGCAGTATCTATAAACCTCTCCACGAACAATTTGTTGACGAGCGAACCGCGGCTTTATCTAAGGATCTGGGACGAGTACTTAAGCAGTGGAGCTCTCTACTCGAACCAGGCCCCATCAACCCCAAGATGCTGAGTCCCGCGAGCGCCGATGTGGTTCACAGTATGAAAGTAACAAGGAAGCCACGTGATTCTAGGTTTAACCTCGTTCTGAGGCTAGTGCCAGACTTTGTTATCAAGGCTTATGAGGCCCTTTTTCTTGCTCGACAGTGGAGAAATAGTTTGGGCTTTTCCGGATACAACaaagaactgaaacttttgcAGAAGAGGAAACGGCGCTCTTTCCAACAACACGAGCAAGTCGATGCCTCAATTTTGCGCAGCACGTTTTACAGTCTGGAGAGGAAGCTAAATCAATCAAGAGAATGTGCCACAATGACGTCAACAGGTCACGCGAGAAATGAGAGCGCAATTTATATGTTAATCAAACGAGACCGTGAGGTCGACTTGATAACTGCTGACCGAGAAAGAGCATGTGCACCTAAATCAGTCGATTCCAGTGCGCATGCAAGATGTTCGCGTGAACAGCGCATCGATTGTCTGCGCGCTGATCTTAAACGAGAACAGAAGAAAGTGCAGAGAATTCGATCTGAAATTCTCCAAGGGGAAATTGCGTTGTGTCGAACAACAGAAAAAGTGATGTTGGAGCCACTACTAAACCAATTAGCTCGCGCTAAGGCGAACTGTGGCCTTCTTAGAAGGGAGATTTCGAGAGAAGGGCGAGAGGATAACCTTTCTTCTCTTCAATTCTCGCTTCCATGGAGCTCGTCTTCCGTTTTATCCCAGACAATTCCTTTGTTCAGCAAACCCCTCTCCAATTATCGTTACCTGTTACTTTCTCGGGATCATATGTACCAGTTTCATGCTCCTTTGATAAAAGCAGATGGTACTTTTAAGACAAAGGAGTTGAATTTGTGGTCGTAAATTTTCCGCTGTAAATTAATTAGGGTCACCCTATGATTAGGCAACTTGTGACAATCCAATGTGACGTATATCATATGTTGAGCGTGACAAACATAACACACCTGCACATTTGGGAAGGTGTGACCTATAACAAAGTGGGAGGTGGTTGGCTTAATTGAGGGGACGCGTTTGACTGAAAGAAACTGTCTTTTCTGCTTTCTTTATTAAGctctgtttctcaaaagattCTCAGTTTTGAAtatatgttttattttccGTTAATATTTACCTCTTATATTCttcgttgtttttgttttttttttgttacgtCACTGGAAAGTTATTATCCGATTTAAGAACAGAAATAAGGTTAAGAAACATAAAACAACATTTAGTTCTTGCATACAATGCTATTTCAAACTTAACGTTTGAGGGACTATCAGCTGGTACCTGCTCACGAAAATTTTGTGCTTTCCTCAACTAAGGCTTTTTGACGGAAAAATTTCGAATGAAACTATCAATGGATACTTTCCTACAAAAAGCGATTCACACTTAGGTGGGACACAGACTTCTCGCGTTTCACTGACGCATTGGTGGCGGGAGACATGTCTTCAATATGGCAACAACGACAACACAGCTTTTATCCCAGCTTATCGCGTCTCTGTCTCGCGCCTCAACACTTTTTTCTAAACCACCGAGTATTTGAGAATCTTTCGCAAATTCATTAGAAGGCAGATGCCATACTTATTTCATTGCTTTAGGGCTGAAGGGGTGAGAAGCGATTGCCCTCAGTTGTCTTATAATGCGTTCATAATATAATATTAAGATGTGCAATAACTTTAAGATGTACAAACACTTAATCTCGACCAAACAAAtggtttttaaaaatataatatcCTCTTATTAATCATACAAGGCGTGCGTCCTTTTTCCGGCGCCATTGTGACTCAAGATTCCTTCGAAAATAATGCAGTCCTTTCCGGgtgaaaaaaagtatttaagCCATGGTGGACACTTTCTCTTCTTCCAGTTGACCACCAGGCCAGCGAAGATTGATTGACAAGCGGTGGGGCAATTGATGTGCCGCGTAAAACGGATCCAGGTGTAGTGAAACGTCTCAGATGTTGATTCTGTATATGTATGTACAGGGTGGCGGACCTCTGAAGAGATTTTCCAGGATTAGATAGTGCTAAACGCAATCGCATCATGAAAACgaacaattctttttttttttcgttgttgttgATAGATTTTGCGAAGGTGTGTATGTGAGATTGCGGCTTCATCAGTTCTCTTCACTTTTGAAAGTTAATCCTGAAAAAGTGACTTCGGTTGTTTATGTCGTCCCTGAAACACACACAAAATCACAAGAAGTTTAGTCTAGGTTTTTACCTCGACTTATAAATTCCTCGAATTCACTGAACTTACGATTAGATACGATAGAAATTCCTATGTTATTACACGACCGCACAATTTAAGGAATGACGCAGATCTTCCAAATCTCACACACTAAGTTTGACCCTATTCAAAGTTTAAAGGATTCACATAAGCCTCTCTGCTATGCGTCTCACCTTTAAGTCTTACGTCCGAGACTGTGATCGCGGAGACGCTTTCCGTCCAGTGTGTTCCTACAAATCGATGAAAAACTGGATTACAACAACCAAGGTATAGCATGAATACTCCTTGGCTGGCTTCCACTACGCCCATTCGGCAACAGCTCTTATGACAGATAACTACTGTCCCTGAATCTTTCATTGGAAAAACTGTTGTGATTTAGTTAGACTTTTGGTCTCCTCGATCAGTAGAGAAACTATGTTTGGCTAGATCCACAGAGACTTAAAGTGATTAATAGCATCGTGGGATAAAACGAAATCTCGTGAGAAACGAACACTAGAGAAAATAAGAGCTAAGAATTCGAAGTTGTAGCTTGATACGTTCGCTGCCTAATTGCATGGGATTCTCAAAGTATACATATTTTGAAGTCTTTATGGAAGAATTTTGTAACACAAACTTACTTTCGTTTCGAAGGCAGAATTGTTTTGTACAAGAACATCTTCCTCCTGCGTACAATAGGGATAACTCTTCAAGCCTTTCGCCCACTCTACATACGGGgacacttttttgtttcttacatAACGGAGTACATCGCGGTATTCCATTTTTCCTGCACTTGCACTTGCGAGTACAGTCTTTGGTGATAAAAACGCGACCACGCCTAAATCGACGACCTTCCATGCGGCAAAACTTTCTGGGAACTGGtagttgaaacaaaaaattcatagaTAATGTTAACAATGAACCAGCCGTATTGAAGTTTTGTAGTGATTTGTCTCGCTAAGGCTGAATACGATGCCAGCTACAAAGAATGAGTAGTCTTCCTATTGCCGACTCTGtgtcaatttatttatttatttatttagcttccccagtttttaatttctggATAACTTTTGTACGCATGTCGAGCGAGAAAACGCAAATGATGACATGCTCATTTGAGACCGTGGTTACACGATCTGAAATGGACAGTTTTCGTACGAATTCACGAGACTTTTTTTTGCCAATCTTCTTTTGTCCGGATGGTTCAGCAGCTTTTGTAAGGTACAATGTGACTTGCTCCAAAATGGTTCCCAGGACCTCTCCCTTGGCTTTTTGCCACAGCCCAAAGCCAAAAAAAGGGGTCCTGGGAACGAGCTTGGATTGGCTCGAAACCCAAACTAGAAAAACAAGAGAATGTAGGCTTAGGTTTCTGAAGTAACTGCGGTGGCGTATCGGTGGCGTATCGGTGGGTGTGGAgtaaaacacgaaaatttactaccaaacgagttgacaaggatcaaattaattaattattcaatcTAACCAAAGGGCAACGCTTTAAACTTCAGATTCGTAATCTTCTTAATTTGACCCCGCTTATCAACTcatttaataccaaatttccgtgacaaaaaaaaggcCAAACAAAAACTGCTATTCATCTATATACGTATGATTTTAatgcatgaaattcatgtatttgaactaaGGATTGAAAAGAATGTGCATGCATGATCCGTGCAGTTTTAGCGCTACTCAAGCAGTAGTGAGAAAGCGgggcctgaaaatttcaggacTGAACGGCAggaaattattacattttgaaactgtAAACCTCTGACTTCTGTGTCGAATGAAGAtataaaatcaatgaaaaacgaaAGTCTTTGCTATGCCTGAAGAGCCGCGACAGCGGTGAAATGCGTAGcgcaaaagcaaagaaaaggaagactttcgtttttcattgatttttaatatatagagcagttttcaaatgactgtcgaaagtaattacgtgattgcaattgctacgcttagtgattgggttaaaagagtcgcgccagtttttcaaccaatgaaatcaaaaccaatcgcgtCATGTAcccgtgatttttcccgcgctttgagcgagttacagataattcctaggaattgtgattggttcatcgtactgtttgttcctgttgtgattggtcggagtaattgctttggttttggtttttcgacagtcatttgaaaaccgctctatataAGAAAAGCCTGAAGTCATAATTTCTGTTGTTTGGTCTTTTGTGTTTGGGTTTAGCTATCGAGCCAATCACATTGTACCTGACTAGAGGTAAAAATACAGAGGAGGTCTGAATAAGTGTTCAGCTATATGTCGGAAAATGGTTGCCGCTTCCCTTCACGAAAGAAAACGATAAATGGCAAAGTAGTGACCTGAGATGGTCTCTAGGATCACATACCTGGAACACAATCCTGCACTTGGCAGGAGCACCCATTGTCCAACTCGACGAGTCCCTTACTTCTGGGTCGCATGCCTTTGGGACATTTTATCTTGGAACACAACGGTGAACACGATATTTGATCATTTTCGTCGCATCTACACCTCTGCGAACAATTTCCTAACGTGAACGTGTCGTCAAATTTCAACTTTTGGCCGTCTTGACGCCGTGCGCAAAGAactgaaatgttaaaaaacaaagGTATATGAATGTGTAGGTAGTTTACAAAGAACtatgaaaaaacatttttcgttGTAGGAATACGTGAGAGATATCTGAAGAACTATGAAAAAGATTCTGGTTAACAATCCTTCATGGTGGGGTTTCCGTTGAAACTGAGATTAATTTCTACTATTGACCCCCGCAAGCAAATTTCGTTTGATGTTTTCAACAGCTACACGTGAGCCAATGGCACTGTAACAATTTGATCGAGACAAAAGGAAACCATAAAGTAAGGTCCCTTGAACCGAAGCAAaggtgaattttgaaattctttcaacttcCTCCTTATTTCCACGTTAATTTCACCAACCTGTTGTCCTAATCAGCTTAGAACACTAATTTCCTTCCCATTGCTCATACAGCTCGCTAGCTTGACTCCTTTCCAATCCCTCCGAACCTTCTGGTTTTATTCCTACCCCGGGCCCTTAATTCGCAGATGTCATATTGTAACAGACGCATAACTTGATTGCGTGCTGCCTTATGGAGGCTGGGCCAAAAGGTTAGGCAGAAACACTACTTAAATGATCTTATTACTTGCAGACACGTCAATGCGGTAAAAACACCGTTAAAAGTAACACTAGAACAAAAAGATTGCTGACAATAAGCTGTCATTATCAACTCCACGAAGATAGCTGTCGGCTATTCTGAGCCTTCGTCATGAGGCCATTTGTTTCTAATGTCAATCTAATGACTAGTGGTAGTTAGAAATTATGGGAGTGCCTCCGAAGGTGAAAGACGAGGGGGCTTCGCGTTGTGACGCGTTCGCTGTGGCAGGAGCTCAGTGCGTAAATCCCTTTTGATCACGTATCTTAAAACACATCGCTTTCCATATTCATGTTGATTTTCCGGTTTTTAGCTCGTGAATCCTTTCATGAAATCACAGTACGTGAATTTGCCTTTTTGAGCACGCATTCGGTTAAACTTCTTCCGGTCTGCGGAACCCTCTAAGCGATTTTACTCCTTCACAAAAAGATTACAAACAATCGTTACATTTTGTGCGAAACAGAGGACAGTGTACGGTGAAGGAAAGCGTAGACGTTTTCTAACTTCAATCGAACTAAAGTATTGCCATGTTTGTTTAGCCGTCTGAAAAGCACCGTTTATTTATGATCATATGTACCTTCCGTGCGGTGAAGTCCAAGATACCACCTACGAAGGAATAAGCTTTACTTAATACGGTTAATACAAACACTGATCATAAAGCTTCAAACACAAATCCTAATCAGCAATTCAAGCATTTAAGAGAAGGTCAATTCCTTCAGAGCACGTTTAACGCAAGTTAGAAAAAAGGCCAAGTATCTCCCTAATCCTCCGTACGAAAAACAACTACATTATTTACTACTCGCACAGCAAGGCTCATTGTTTTTAATAACTGTAGTTAATTCCATTTCTCTTTCGTTTGTCTATAGTTGAATTTGATATTCTTACCCTACGGCAGAAACATCGTGTCTGTCAATCTTCTCTCGATGCCAAGATTTCCTTCTTTGAAATTCTCGATAGAATTACAAAGCTCTGTTTTGCGGCTTCTTAAGTCAAGAGGATTAAGGATAAAGATAAGGAAtagaaaaataggaaaaacaCCGACCGCGTTACTGTACGTATCTAGTATCCGTATTTGCGAAGCTGTAATTTGTTACTTGGGGCTAAACTAAAGTCATGCACACTTCTGGATGATATGTAGAACCAGTACTCCAATGGACGGTTGGCGTCGCGTTACATGACGtactttgtttatttgtaaCCCCTTTCCAACACCATCAGCGCTGTGCTCTAGTGCATAAGAAAACTAGTGGATAAGAAAAGGCACTGTCTGAATATCGATCGACTGTTGAAGTTTCTACACCTCCCTTTCGTCAACGGAATATTGGGCTCGGTGTAATTTAAAATGTATCAGATGGCTATAAAGCTCTCGAAGATTAAGAGATCAAGTTTGCCAACCAAGTGTTCACAAAGCGAACCGCAGAACACTCGGAACACGCAAGATAAGACATTTGCAGTGTAGCTACGTGTACACTTCGCGGCAGTCTTCCTGTTGATGTTGTTAATAGAATATTTAGTGtagaaaaacaaacgaacaaaaaaaaaacaacactgtAACACGCAAACCTCGATAATGAATGTAATCTCGAACGAGTCCTTCACAAAATTGGCTTAGTGTTCACTTTTCGATCAATGACGACCTACTGACATCAATAAtacatcttcttcttcttcagcttgtcattgtaaacaaacaaaccaacaatTAAACAAACCAAGGGgcaaaacaagcaaagatTCTGCAGCTCAAATGACCAGACCATTTCTGTTTCGCAAAATAAACGAATTCAGAAAGcttcacattttgttttggggGTGGTCTACTTGAAGGTCGACCTAAAGACCTTACGAAAGACCTCGGAGTCTACAGTTAGACCCGGATGTGTCAGGAAAAGTTTGCTTTGGCGTTAATACTTTCCTAAACTTATTATGATGGTTCGGATTTGCTCGAGGAAGTCAAATTTCGTTCGTACTGAATTACGGATTATAAGAGTTTTTCATAAGAACTAGGTTTCAAAGTttaggaaagaaaacaaaaaaaaaacgaattaaTCTGTAATTAAAAGTGAGACAAATAGCATTAAAAATTTGCAACTCTGGGCTTAGCACGGTAACTACCGTAGGAGTGGCATGATCTTCAATTCAATAAAACTGCATTAGAATAAGACAGACAATGCAGAGCCATTCGATGTTGTAAACATGCGCAGGATTTGC is a window of Acropora palmata chromosome 4, jaAcrPala1.3, whole genome shotgun sequence DNA encoding:
- the LOC141878428 gene encoding uncharacterized protein LOC141878428 translates to MLIKFLQACHESRELYEQFICSIYKPLHEQFVDERTAALSKDLGRVLKQWSSLLEPGPINPKMLSPASADVVHSMKVTRKPRDSRFNLVLRLVPDFVIKAYEALFLARQWRNSLGFSGYNKELKLLQKRKRRSFQQHEQVDASILRSTFYSLERKLNQSRECATMTSTGHARNESAIYMLIKRDREVDLITADRERACAPKSVDSSAHARCSREQRIDCLRADLKREQKKVQRIRSEILQGEIALCRTTEKVMLEPLLNQLARAKANCGLLRREISREGREDNLSSLQFSLPWSSSSVLSQTIPLFSKPLSNYRYLLLSRDHMYQFHAPLIKADGTFKTKELNLWS
- the LOC141878429 gene encoding uncharacterized protein LOC141878429, with the protein product MYALTIKMLVLLSSFGKPFSVTGRSVSQKISSKDDSGCRMNGRSYRFNTSFNTCSGSRALRCYCATGGIAGCMDLCPEKVAPENCPPGTTLREEAYPVESGENRCSCKRRSCVDAKVLCARRQDGQKLKFDDTFTLGNCSQRCRCDENDQISCSPLCSKIKCPKGMRPRSKGLVELDNGCSCQVQDCVPVPRKFCRMEGRRFRRGRVFITKDCTRKCKCRKNGIPRCTPLCKKQKSVPVCRVGERLEELSLLYAGGRCSCTKQFCLRNERTHWTESVSAITVSDVRLKGTT